From Lolium perenne isolate Kyuss_39 chromosome 5, Kyuss_2.0, whole genome shotgun sequence, a single genomic window includes:
- the LOC127321445 gene encoding MEIOTIC F-BOX protein MOF, with product MQQTRYSADASCKQKRAHLADDRLSALPDVLLQEIMSFLKARQVVQTCVLSTRWRHLWCSVPCLDLDLEEFEDGDMEMSLDYHERQRQMWPNFEDFTDNLLYHKNIDIALLDTFRMCCPSRYYVRDNSDRWIRRGIKHSPCWRVKTLHLSGISLVHHFARHISSGCPFLEDLELKDYIGTLDDITSFSLKKLVIVGSYNLFCNPWTITTPALASLCLSGIDCFGILNMTSLVNASIHLSTYFEDDDDDDNASLVNQVEFLYGLSNVSSLELSDFRSIVVGDRSLKFPSFKNLRTLCLRNCDLSDDFRTLELILENSLNLERLTLRHCKFSKDSNRGEREAPKSKKTSSLDVRCENLKLTEILYEDDDVRLLVEFLFDISENLPNNTMKITKIEDP from the exons ATGCAGCAAACCAGGTACTCGGCAGACGCCTCCTGCAAGCAGAAGCGCGCACACCTTGCTGATGACAGGCTGAGTGCCCTGCCAGATGTTCTTCTCCAAGAAATTATGTCCTTTCTGAAGGCCCGGCAAGTGGTGCAGACATGTGTGTTGTCCACGAGGTGGAGGCACCTCTGGTGCTCTGTGCCATGCCTCGACCTTGATCTGGAGGAATTCGAGGATGGGGACATGGAAATGTCCCTTGATTACCATGAGCGGCAGCGGCAGATGTGGCCTAATTTTGAGGATTTCACCGACaacctgctgtaccacaagaacaTTGACATTGCTCTCTTGGACACGTTCAGAATGTGCTGTCCTTCCAGATATTATGTGAGAGACAACTCTGATAGATGGATCCGCCGTGGCATAAAGCACAGTCCGTGTTGGCGCGTCAAGACGTTGCATCTTTCAGGCATATCTTTGGTCCATCATTTCGCAAGGCATATTAGTTCTGGGTGTCCCTTTCTAGAGGATTTAGAACTGAAGGATTACATAGGAACACTTGATGATATCACCTCCTTCTCACTGAAGAAATTGGTTATTGTTGGCTCTTACAATTTGTTTTGCAATCCCTGGACCATTACCACTCCTGCGCTCGCCTCCCTGTGCTTATCAGGTATTGATTGTTTTGGGATACTCAATATGACATCTCTTGTCAATGCATCGATTCATCTGTCCACATActtcgaggatgatgatgacgacgataACGCCTCACTTGTGAACCAAGTGGAGTTTCTTTATGGATTATCCAATGTGTCAAGTTTGGAGTTGTCTGACTTCCGGTCGATT GTCGTTGGTGACAGGTCTCTGAAATTCCCATCATTCAAGAACCTAAGGACCTTATGTCTCCGCAACTGTGATCTCAGTGACGACTTCAGGACATTGGAGCTCATTTTGGAGAACTCACTTAATCtcgagaggctcaccttgagacaTTGCAAG TTCTCGAAAGACTCTAACAGAGGGGAAAGGGAGGCTCCTAAGTCGAAGAAGACGTCCTCCTTGGATGTTCGGTGCGAGAACCTCAAGCTTACAGAGATCTTATATGAAGATGATGATGTCCGCCTGCTGGTTGAGTTCTTGTTTGACATCTCAGAGAATCTGCCAAATAACACTATGAAAATCACCAAAATTGAGGATCCTTAG